The following coding sequences are from one Microcoleus sp. AS-A8 window:
- a CDS encoding anhydro-N-acetylmuramic acid kinase has protein sequence MPLVIGLISGTSVDGIDAALVEITGTDVDLKIELLAGATYPYSETLREQILQVCAGAAVSMAELAELDDAIALQFAQAAQEIQTGHPPADLIGSHGQTVYHRPPVKLGKQQAVETFPVSSLGYTLQLGRGELIAHLTGIKTVSNFRAADMAAQGQGAPLVPKVDAYLLSSPTQHQCIQNIGGIGNLTYLPLRQGDWIDKVCGWDTGPGNTLLDLAMQHFTGGSQTYDQDGKWAASGTPCDALVEQWLSQDFFQIAPPKSTGRELFGWDYFNQCLAEGEAYNLTPTDLLATLTELTVRSIVMSYQNFLPQMPQRVLLCGGGSRNLYLKQRLSDQLGSIPVLTTDEAGVSADLKEAIAFAVLAYWRNLGIPGNLPKVTGANSAVLLGNVYPPLGA, from the coding sequence ATGCCCCTCGTAATCGGCTTAATCAGCGGCACATCGGTGGATGGAATTGATGCCGCCTTAGTAGAAATTACTGGTACTGATGTTGATTTAAAAATTGAGCTGTTAGCTGGTGCAACTTATCCCTACTCAGAAACGCTCAGAGAGCAAATTCTGCAAGTCTGCGCTGGTGCGGCTGTTTCAATGGCAGAATTGGCAGAGTTAGATGATGCGATCGCCCTTCAATTTGCCCAAGCGGCACAAGAAATACAGACGGGTCATCCCCCAGCCGACCTGATTGGCTCCCACGGTCAAACTGTTTATCACCGCCCACCTGTGAAACTGGGGAAGCAACAAGCGGTCGAAACGTTCCCCGTCTCCTCCCTGGGATACACTCTCCAACTGGGACGAGGAGAACTCATTGCCCACCTGACGGGTATCAAGACGGTAAGCAATTTCCGTGCGGCTGACATGGCGGCACAAGGACAGGGTGCCCCACTCGTGCCCAAGGTGGATGCTTACCTGCTTTCGTCGCCCACTCAGCACCAATGTATTCAAAATATTGGTGGTATCGGCAATTTGACATACCTACCCTTGCGTCAAGGTGACTGGATAGATAAAGTTTGCGGCTGGGATACGGGGCCAGGTAATACCCTTTTGGACTTAGCTATGCAGCATTTCACGGGGGGTAGCCAAACTTACGACCAAGATGGAAAGTGGGCAGCCAGTGGCACTCCCTGTGATGCGCTGGTAGAACAGTGGCTCAGTCAAGACTTTTTCCAGATAGCGCCGCCGAAATCTACAGGCCGGGAGTTGTTTGGCTGGGATTACTTTAACCAGTGCTTGGCAGAAGGCGAGGCGTATAACTTGACACCCACGGATCTGTTAGCAACGTTGACCGAACTGACGGTGAGGTCAATTGTCATGAGCTACCAAAACTTTTTACCCCAGATGCCCCAGAGAGTCCTTTTATGTGGGGGTGGAAGCCGCAATCTCTACTTAAAACAACGCTTAAGTGATCAGCTAGGATCGATACCGGTGCTAACAACCGACGAAGCAGGAGTGAGTGCAGATTTGAAAGAAGCGATCGCTTTTGCTGTTTTGGCTTATTGGCGTAATCTCGGTATCCCTGGTAATCTCCCCAAGGTAACTGGAGCAAACTCAGCCGTACTCCTAGGGAATGTCTATCCACCTCTTGGAGCGTGA
- a CDS encoding peptidoglycan-binding protein codes for MPTAYMSQAPIKKASLKLPILRPGSSGSTVRVLQQLLNFKGFNLEIDGEFNSPTQEAVKEFQQMNGLGMEGIVDSQTWYYLSAGLLPLEC; via the coding sequence ATGCCGACAGCTTATATGTCTCAAGCCCCTATCAAAAAAGCTTCCCTGAAGCTTCCAATTCTGCGTCCAGGCAGTTCTGGTAGTACCGTGAGAGTTCTACAGCAGTTACTCAATTTTAAGGGCTTTAACCTTGAGATCGATGGCGAATTTAATTCGCCTACCCAAGAGGCGGTGAAAGAATTTCAACAGATGAACGGTTTAGGGATGGAGGGAATTGTTGATTCCCAGACTTGGTATTATCTGAGTGCCGGATTGCTGCCACTAGAGTGTTGA
- a CDS encoding NADAR domain-containing protein: protein MTIYFYKVSDPYGCFSNFSLHPIEVGGLYWQTVEHYYQAQKFVRTENERLIQVIRDVKTPMEAAQIGRDRTLKLRCDWEEVKRQVMWQGVLSKFLTHTDIQVILLDTGEELIVEDSPTDYYWGCGQEKTGQNQLGQILMNVRQEIRQRLSRK from the coding sequence ATGACAATTTATTTTTATAAAGTGAGTGACCCCTACGGCTGCTTTTCCAACTTCTCTCTTCACCCGATTGAGGTGGGGGGATTATATTGGCAAACTGTGGAGCATTACTATCAAGCCCAAAAATTTGTCCGTACTGAGAATGAACGATTGATCCAAGTGATTCGAGACGTGAAAACACCGATGGAAGCGGCTCAAATAGGACGAGATCGCACCCTCAAACTGCGTTGTGACTGGGAAGAGGTAAAACGGCAAGTGATGTGGCAAGGGGTTTTGAGCAAGTTTCTCACTCATACCGATATTCAGGTTATTCTACTTGATACGGGTGAAGAACTGATTGTCGAAGACTCTCCCACCGATTACTACTGGGGCTGCGGTCAGGAAAAAACAGGTCAGAACCAACTGGGTCAGATTCTCATGAATGTTCGTCAAGAAATTCGGCAGCGTCTGTCCAGAAAATAA
- a CDS encoding GAF domain-containing protein, protein MPQPELSQEDLLRRITNRIRQSLELEEILAATVAELRSLLGTDRVIVYQFHASGSGEVMAESIQDNCLPSLKGLNFPADDIPETARQKYIEKRLCSFVDVGLGRIGWLPIDCCITSEETTPLEELVEYCPVDSCHAAYLTAMGVQSTVVLPIVHNNIQSPHAKEQLWGLLVCHSIQLRVISRRELQVMQWAIDQVSIAIAQSHLLAKTRQQHFVEATTNRVATLLHSLPTIELSAALEETVAALQGCGGRLYIAPYTTDDKAEVLTCGTQLAPLTGETESFIEQHPVFTAWASCQEENTLLLAERGKPGENFPAQPGNPRIDSSPTLSAKGLPFFPSCSPLTVSNLYSIPDWRTLTPAFRFTTIRGVLVMPLYYRSSFLGYLSIFRPEIDTETLWAGRFDPSEKQRLPRQSFEVWRELKRGQAKEWTRQDIELAVALGHQFAMAIEQYELYSLVQSLNANLERQVEERTAKLQQALEQGRALERVTSQIRSTLDLNTILQTIVREVRSLLDTDRVVIYQFADNAQGTVIVESINGDWFSTLGASDPHGYFLETQCQPNKRGKVRVISDVSRAPLPPAQREFLQRFHIQAALIVPIGMGAYHSQDIFSCTCTPTSPQKNQGEQPLWGFLIAQECHAPRSWQAFEIDLLQQLADQAAVAIQQAELYEQSRTAAATATAQAKQLAIVAQQQQALFGVITKIRESLDVKAIFKATTTEVRRLLAADRVAVFRFAPEFGYDHGEVVSEDIQAGLPEANRNIQDYCFGEKYRSGWIQAIPDIYNAGLNDCHIKILEQLYVRSTLMVPLPKGDTLWGLLCIYQCTGSRYWDTSEIEFARQVAIHLGIALQQAGLLEDKEQQAAELQFTLENLKQAQTQLIQTEKMSSLGQLVAGVAHEINNPVNFIYGNLTYTNQYAHDLLNLLHLYQKYYPTPNPEVDEYAKAIDLDFLQEDLPKILASMKIGSERIRNLVLSLRNFSRLDQAEMKPVDIHEGIDSTLLILQHRLKGKPNYPGITVVKTYSELPMVECYASQLNQVFMNVLSNAIDALEDYHTSRIAEGMKIHHSQITISTRVKPVDLEIRGDRNRENSPSSLPTSSHVVIEIADNGPGINPALLSKIFNPFFTTKLIGKGTGLGLSISYQIVVEKHGGSFRCDSQLGQGTQFRIEIPIQQPKPTPERPLLTSEPLRG, encoded by the coding sequence GTGCCACAGCCAGAACTAAGCCAGGAAGATTTGCTACGCCGAATTACCAATCGGATTCGCCAATCTCTGGAATTGGAAGAGATTTTAGCAGCGACTGTTGCTGAGCTTCGTTCATTGTTGGGAACTGATCGGGTCATCGTTTATCAGTTTCATGCATCTGGCAGTGGAGAAGTGATGGCTGAGTCGATTCAAGACAATTGTCTTCCCTCCCTCAAAGGGCTAAACTTTCCAGCCGATGACATTCCGGAAACAGCCCGCCAAAAGTATATCGAGAAGCGTCTATGTTCCTTCGTGGATGTGGGATTGGGACGGATTGGTTGGTTACCCATTGATTGCTGTATTACCAGCGAAGAGACAACACCCCTGGAGGAACTGGTTGAATATTGCCCTGTAGACTCTTGTCACGCCGCCTATCTCACGGCGATGGGGGTTCAATCTACAGTGGTTTTGCCGATCGTGCATAACAATATCCAGTCTCCACACGCCAAGGAACAACTCTGGGGACTATTGGTATGTCACAGCATCCAACTGCGTGTGATATCCCGACGGGAACTACAAGTGATGCAGTGGGCGATCGATCAGGTTTCCATTGCGATCGCTCAGTCCCATCTGTTAGCGAAAACCAGGCAACAGCACTTTGTGGAAGCAACAACGAACCGAGTTGCCACGCTGTTGCATTCTCTACCAACGATTGAGCTTTCTGCTGCACTCGAAGAAACGGTCGCCGCCCTCCAAGGTTGTGGCGGCAGACTCTACATCGCCCCTTACACCACCGATGATAAGGCGGAAGTGTTGACCTGTGGAACTCAACTGGCACCTCTGACTGGAGAAACCGAGAGTTTCATCGAACAGCATCCTGTCTTTACCGCCTGGGCGTCCTGCCAGGAAGAGAACACCCTCTTACTCGCAGAACGAGGAAAACCCGGAGAGAATTTCCCAGCCCAACCTGGGAACCCCCGCATCGATTCATCACCCACTCTCAGCGCCAAAGGACTGCCCTTCTTCCCAAGTTGTTCGCCGCTAACCGTGAGCAATTTGTATAGTATTCCTGATTGGCGCACCCTCACCCCAGCCTTCCGCTTCACGACGATTCGAGGAGTCCTCGTGATGCCTTTGTATTATCGCTCCTCCTTCCTCGGCTATCTCAGCATTTTTCGTCCCGAAATCGATACGGAAACGTTGTGGGCGGGACGCTTTGATCCTAGTGAAAAACAACGGCTTCCCAGGCAGTCGTTTGAAGTTTGGCGCGAGTTAAAACGGGGTCAGGCCAAGGAATGGACACGTCAGGACATTGAATTAGCAGTCGCCTTAGGTCATCAATTTGCCATGGCGATCGAGCAGTATGAACTCTATTCTCTGGTGCAGTCCCTCAACGCTAACCTGGAACGCCAAGTCGAAGAACGCACGGCAAAGTTACAACAAGCGCTGGAACAGGGGCGCGCTTTGGAACGAGTGACTAGCCAAATCCGCAGCACACTCGATCTGAACACGATTCTCCAAACCATTGTGCGAGAAGTGCGCTCCCTGCTCGATACAGACCGAGTCGTGATTTACCAGTTTGCTGATAACGCTCAAGGTACAGTGATTGTCGAGTCGATTAACGGCGACTGGTTCTCTACTTTAGGTGCAAGTGACCCTCATGGGTACTTTCTAGAGACACAGTGTCAACCGAACAAACGAGGCAAAGTGCGCGTGATTAGCGATGTCAGCCGTGCCCCCCTTCCACCGGCTCAGCGAGAGTTTTTGCAGCGTTTCCACATCCAAGCCGCCTTAATTGTCCCGATTGGAATGGGGGCTTATCATTCCCAAGATATTTTTAGCTGTACCTGTACTCCGACAAGCCCCCAGAAGAATCAGGGGGAACAGCCCCTGTGGGGATTCCTGATTGCCCAAGAATGTCATGCTCCGCGTAGCTGGCAAGCCTTTGAGATCGATCTACTCCAACAATTGGCTGACCAAGCGGCTGTGGCGATTCAGCAAGCTGAACTTTATGAACAAAGCCGTACTGCTGCCGCTACAGCGACGGCGCAAGCCAAACAACTGGCGATTGTTGCCCAACAACAACAAGCCTTATTTGGCGTGATTACCAAAATTAGAGAATCCCTAGATGTCAAAGCCATTTTCAAGGCAACAACTACAGAAGTCCGGCGGCTACTCGCGGCTGACCGGGTAGCTGTGTTTCGCTTTGCTCCTGAGTTTGGCTACGATCACGGAGAAGTAGTGTCTGAAGACATTCAAGCCGGATTGCCTGAGGCGAACCGTAACATTCAAGACTACTGCTTTGGGGAGAAGTATCGTTCTGGTTGGATTCAGGCCATTCCTGACATCTACAATGCAGGTTTAAACGACTGTCACATCAAAATTTTGGAGCAGTTATACGTCCGCTCGACGCTGATGGTGCCACTGCCCAAAGGGGATACACTTTGGGGATTGCTCTGTATCTATCAATGCACGGGCTCACGTTATTGGGACACTTCGGAAATTGAGTTTGCTCGACAGGTTGCAATTCACCTGGGTATTGCCTTACAGCAAGCAGGATTATTGGAAGACAAAGAGCAACAGGCAGCAGAACTTCAGTTCACTCTTGAGAATCTCAAGCAAGCTCAGACTCAACTCATTCAAACGGAAAAGATGTCCAGTTTGGGTCAATTGGTGGCGGGTGTAGCGCACGAAATCAACAACCCCGTCAACTTTATCTACGGCAACCTAACCTACACCAATCAGTATGCTCATGATTTGTTGAATCTGCTTCATCTGTATCAGAAGTATTACCCGACTCCAAACCCTGAAGTTGATGAGTATGCCAAGGCAATCGACTTAGACTTTCTCCAAGAAGATTTACCCAAAATCTTGGCTTCGATGAAAATTGGCTCGGAGCGTATCCGCAACCTCGTACTTTCTCTGCGGAATTTCTCCCGACTGGATCAAGCGGAGATGAAGCCCGTTGATATTCATGAAGGCATCGACAGTACGCTGTTGATTTTGCAACATCGCCTGAAAGGAAAGCCCAATTATCCGGGTATTACAGTGGTTAAAACCTATAGTGAATTGCCAATGGTTGAGTGCTATGCTAGTCAGCTCAATCAGGTATTCATGAACGTTCTAAGTAATGCCATTGACGCTCTAGAGGACTATCATACCAGTCGCATAGCTGAGGGAATGAAGATTCATCACAGTCAGATTACGATCTCGACTCGTGTCAAGCCAGTGGACTTAGAGATAAGAGGAGACAGGAATCGAGAAAATTCGCCATCCTCCTTACCAACGTCTTCTCACGTTGTCATTGAAATTGCCGACAATGGTCCTGGGATTAATCCAGCGCTGCTCTCGAAAATCTTTAACCCCTTTTTTACAACGAAACTTATTGGGAAAGGAACCGGTTTGGGTCTTTCCATTAGTTACCAAATTGTGGTGGAAAAACATGGAGGCAGCTTTAGATGTGACTCCCAACTCGGACAGGGAACCCAGTTCCGGATTGAGATTCCGATACAGCAGCCAAAACCCACCCCAGAACGCCCTTTGCTGACGAGCGAACCGCTCCGGGGATAG
- a CDS encoding caspase family protein: MANHACIAIGINHYQFLPPLNYGEADAQAIWQFWMNQAEVPSNQCLLLSDTSRLMGNQSSYPTRDNILSALERNSPTSGNSANWRWFFFSGYGVRWEQVDYFLPIDANPKDIPGTAISARSLLASLKAQGDENLLVFLDINRSPGLQAGAPVGSELVELARQMGIVLVLSSQLDQFSHEAAGLGHGLFTTTLLEALTYYHTDTTLEKLEQYLRDRLPELSQHHWRPIQTPLLVIPPQTNKQQRIWPTTYYSRGLEPNPVSHSMTFRSATRWDAEDAEEDYSYNGIGTPRPTSVVSVLETPTNTSSIPVTTTHQTESMPMAMVPYTTNSSEAAGRQTRWWQQLLLWGGGAVLVLALMIVGVLFRNRDAFTDQPVVETSTVKDAPSTSSPATEPLSPQTDAEGTLNPTTALPQTGQPSRLQANQETLDQARHLLRPNQASLFNKAIVQARQVKPSDPLYPKARRDITRWSGVILDLAEGRAKAGNLGGAIAAAQLVPKDDPSVYGKAQQTINRWKVLATQQQQNKTLIQEAKQQIEPNQASSYSRAITTLRPILPEQPGYGEAQQLTAQWSRTIYLIAQSRASRGKLQEAIQSASLVPAGTPSAEAAKVAIAKWQQGKR, from the coding sequence ATGGCAAATCACGCTTGTATCGCAATCGGCATCAATCACTATCAGTTTTTACCCCCTCTCAACTATGGGGAAGCCGATGCACAGGCGATATGGCAATTTTGGATGAATCAAGCTGAGGTGCCATCCAACCAGTGTTTGTTGTTAAGTGACACATCGCGTTTGATGGGTAACCAGTCCAGTTATCCAACCCGGGACAATATTTTGTCCGCTCTGGAGAGGAATAGCCCGACTTCAGGGAATTCAGCTAATTGGCGTTGGTTCTTTTTCAGTGGCTATGGTGTCCGTTGGGAACAGGTTGATTACTTTTTACCCATTGACGCTAACCCAAAAGATATTCCCGGAACCGCCATATCTGCGCGTAGTCTCTTAGCCTCCCTCAAGGCTCAAGGCGATGAAAACCTCCTCGTCTTCTTAGACATCAACCGCTCACCTGGACTGCAAGCCGGTGCGCCTGTTGGGTCGGAACTCGTAGAATTAGCACGCCAGATGGGAATTGTCCTCGTGCTCTCCAGCCAACTCGACCAATTTTCCCACGAAGCGGCAGGACTGGGTCATGGCTTATTTACGACGACACTTTTAGAAGCCTTGACCTACTATCACACGGACACGACGTTGGAGAAGTTGGAACAGTATCTGCGCGATCGCCTACCGGAGTTGAGCCAGCACCACTGGCGACCGATTCAAACGCCGTTGCTCGTGATTCCACCCCAAACCAATAAACAACAGCGGATTTGGCCTACAACCTATTACTCACGAGGGCTTGAGCCGAATCCAGTTAGCCATTCTATGACGTTTAGGTCTGCAACCCGATGGGACGCTGAAGACGCCGAGGAAGATTATTCCTACAACGGAATCGGCACCCCTAGACCAACCAGTGTGGTTTCGGTTTTAGAGACACCCACGAATACCTCTTCAATCCCAGTAACCACCACCCATCAGACGGAATCAATGCCTATGGCGATGGTTCCCTATACAACCAATTCCTCTGAAGCGGCGGGTCGTCAAACACGCTGGTGGCAACAACTGCTCCTTTGGGGAGGCGGTGCTGTCCTGGTTTTAGCGCTGATGATTGTCGGTGTACTATTCCGCAACCGAGATGCTTTTACCGATCAGCCAGTTGTCGAGACATCCACGGTGAAAGACGCACCGAGTACCTCATCCCCGGCAACAGAGCCACTCTCGCCTCAGACAGACGCGGAAGGCACCCTTAATCCGACAACTGCATTACCCCAGACAGGCCAGCCAAGTCGTCTTCAAGCCAATCAAGAAACATTAGATCAGGCAAGACACTTGCTCCGACCGAATCAAGCCTCTTTATTTAATAAGGCCATTGTTCAAGCGCGTCAGGTTAAACCGAGCGACCCCCTGTATCCAAAGGCGCGGCGAGATATTACGCGTTGGAGTGGGGTGATTCTGGATTTAGCAGAGGGACGAGCCAAAGCTGGAAATTTGGGGGGAGCGATCGCTGCGGCTCAATTGGTTCCCAAAGATGACCCGTCTGTTTATGGCAAAGCGCAGCAGACAATTAACCGATGGAAAGTTCTTGCCACCCAACAGCAGCAAAACAAAACCCTGATCCAAGAGGCTAAACAACAAATTGAACCCAATCAAGCCTCATCTTATAGCCGCGCTATTACCACCCTGCGTCCAATTTTGCCGGAGCAGCCGGGGTATGGCGAAGCCCAACAGTTAACCGCTCAATGGAGCCGTACTATTTATTTAATCGCTCAGTCGCGGGCATCGCGAGGGAAGTTACAAGAGGCGATTCAGTCAGCCTCATTAGTTCCAGCCGGCACCCCCTCTGCGGAGGCGGCTAAAGTAGCGATCGCCAAGTGGCAGCAAGGCAAGCGTTAA